The proteins below come from a single Gossypium raimondii isolate GPD5lz chromosome 2, ASM2569854v1, whole genome shotgun sequence genomic window:
- the LOC105788058 gene encoding probable plastidic glucose transporter 3 isoform X4 produces the protein MKLKALLLFYVMVFYVRSLNGVSKEIGNPSWKRSFLYILVASLASFLYGYHLGVINETLESISNDLHFNGNTMAEGLVVSICLGGGFLGSTFSGLIVDRVGFRRAFQLCALPMIIGSSMSATAKNLWGMLLGRLFVGTGMGLGPTLATLYVTEVSPAYVRGTYGSFTQIATSLGLMSSLLIGFPAKETEGWWRICFWVSAVPAALLALFMEFSPESPHWLFKKGRAADAEAAFEKLLGGPYVKGAMAELSKSERGGEAETVKLSELLFGHHRKVVFIGSTLFALQQLSGINSVFFFSSTVFKSAGVSSQSANICVGIANFLGSFAALLLMDKLGRKVLLIGSFSGMIVAMGLQAASASSLVSSSNEVYLSVGGMLLFVLAFSVGAGPVPSLLLSEMFPGRIRAKAMSVCLASHWVVNFFVGLLFLRLLEQIGPLVLNTIFATFCLVAVIFVKRNVLETKGKSLQEIEITLLPPE, from the exons ATGAAGCTGAAAgctttgcttttgttttatgttatgGTTTTTTATG TACGTTCACTGAATGGAGTGAGTAAAGAGATTGGAAACCCTTCTTGGAAGCGATCATTCTTGTATATACTCGTGGCATCCTTAGCTTCCTTCTTATACGGTTACCATCTTGG AGTAATTAATGAAACGCTAGAAAGTATTTCAAATGATCTTCATTTTAATGGGAATACCATGGCTGAAG GTTTGGTTGTAAGCATATGTTTAGGGGGGGGCTTTCTTGGATCAACGTTCAGTGGTTTGATAGTGGATAGGGTTGGGTTTCGCAGGGCATTCCAGCTATGTGCTTTACCTATGATAATTGGGTCTTCAATGAG TGCAACAGCAAAAAACCTTTGGGGTATGCTTTTAGGGAGGTTATTTGTTGGGACTGGAATGGGTCTTGGCCCAACGCTTGCAACTCTTTATGTGACAGAG GTTTCTCCTGCTTATGTAAGAGGCACATATGGAAGCTTCACTCAGATTGCAACAAGCCTAGGATTGATGAGTTCTCTGTTAATTGGATTCCCTGCTAAGGAAACTGAGGGTTG GTGGCGCATATGTTTCTGGGTATCTGCTGTTCCTGCTGCTTTACTTGCTCTTTTTATGGAATTTTCTCCAGAGAGTCCCCATTGGCTTTTCAAG AAAGGAAGAGCTGCTGATGCTGAAGCTGCATTTGAGAAACTTTTAGGAGGACCATATGTCAAAGGTGCAATGGCTGAATTGTCGAAGTCAGAGAGAGGGGGTGAAGCAGAAACAGTCAAATTGTCAGAGCTACTTTTTGGTCATCATCGTAAAG TTGTTTTCATTGGGTCTACTCTTTTTGCTTTACAACAGCTTTCTGGTATaaattctgttttctttttctcgtCAACCGTCTTTAAGAGTGCTGGTGTATCCTCACAGTCCGCAAACATATGTGTGGGGATTGCCAATTTCTTAG GATCATTTGCTGCATTGCTTTTGATGGATAAACTGGGAAGGAAGGTACTTCTCATCGGAAGTTTCTCGGGCATG ATAGTCGCAATGGGTCTTCAGGCAGCTTCAGCTAGCTCCTTAGTCTCTAGCAGCAATGAAGTTTATCTATCTGTTGGAGGCATGTTGTT GTTTGTCTTGGCCTTTTCTGTGGGTGCTGGACCAGTCCCTAGTCTCCTCCTATCAGAAATGTTTCCGGGCCGGATAAGGGCGAAGGCAATGTCAGTTTGCTTGGCTAGTCATTGG GTGGTAAATTTCTTTGTGGGTCTGTTGTTTTTGCGGTTACTGGAACAGATAGGACCATTAGTCCTGAATACAATTTTCGCCACCTTCTGTTTGGTGGCAGTAATTTTTGTGAAGAGAAACGTGTTGGAAACTAAAGGAAAATCACTTCAAGAGATCGAAATCACCCTTCTTCCACCAGAGTAG
- the LOC105788058 gene encoding probable plastidic glucose transporter 3 isoform X6, protein MAEGLVVSICLGGGFLGSTFSGLIVDRVGFRRAFQLCALPMIIGSSMSATAKNLWGMLLGRLFVGTGMGLGPTLATLYVTEVSPAYVRGTYGSFTQIATSLGLMSSLLIGFPAKETEGWWRICFWVSAVPAALLALFMEFSPESPHWLFKKGRAADAEAAFEKLLGGPYVKGAMAELSKSERGGEAETVKLSELLFGHHRKVVFIGSTLFALQQLSGINSVFFFSSTVFKSAGVSSQSANICVGIANFLGSFAALLLMDKLGRKVLLIGSFSGMIVAMGLQAASASSLVSSSNEVYLSVGGMLLFVLAFSVGAGPVPSLLLSEMFPGRIRAKAMSVCLASHWVVNFFVGLLFLRLLEQIGPLVLNTIFATFCLVAVIFVKRNVLETKGKSLQEIEITLLPPE, encoded by the exons ATGGCTGAAG GTTTGGTTGTAAGCATATGTTTAGGGGGGGGCTTTCTTGGATCAACGTTCAGTGGTTTGATAGTGGATAGGGTTGGGTTTCGCAGGGCATTCCAGCTATGTGCTTTACCTATGATAATTGGGTCTTCAATGAG TGCAACAGCAAAAAACCTTTGGGGTATGCTTTTAGGGAGGTTATTTGTTGGGACTGGAATGGGTCTTGGCCCAACGCTTGCAACTCTTTATGTGACAGAG GTTTCTCCTGCTTATGTAAGAGGCACATATGGAAGCTTCACTCAGATTGCAACAAGCCTAGGATTGATGAGTTCTCTGTTAATTGGATTCCCTGCTAAGGAAACTGAGGGTTG GTGGCGCATATGTTTCTGGGTATCTGCTGTTCCTGCTGCTTTACTTGCTCTTTTTATGGAATTTTCTCCAGAGAGTCCCCATTGGCTTTTCAAG AAAGGAAGAGCTGCTGATGCTGAAGCTGCATTTGAGAAACTTTTAGGAGGACCATATGTCAAAGGTGCAATGGCTGAATTGTCGAAGTCAGAGAGAGGGGGTGAAGCAGAAACAGTCAAATTGTCAGAGCTACTTTTTGGTCATCATCGTAAAG TTGTTTTCATTGGGTCTACTCTTTTTGCTTTACAACAGCTTTCTGGTATaaattctgttttctttttctcgtCAACCGTCTTTAAGAGTGCTGGTGTATCCTCACAGTCCGCAAACATATGTGTGGGGATTGCCAATTTCTTAG GATCATTTGCTGCATTGCTTTTGATGGATAAACTGGGAAGGAAGGTACTTCTCATCGGAAGTTTCTCGGGCATG ATAGTCGCAATGGGTCTTCAGGCAGCTTCAGCTAGCTCCTTAGTCTCTAGCAGCAATGAAGTTTATCTATCTGTTGGAGGCATGTTGTT GTTTGTCTTGGCCTTTTCTGTGGGTGCTGGACCAGTCCCTAGTCTCCTCCTATCAGAAATGTTTCCGGGCCGGATAAGGGCGAAGGCAATGTCAGTTTGCTTGGCTAGTCATTGG GTGGTAAATTTCTTTGTGGGTCTGTTGTTTTTGCGGTTACTGGAACAGATAGGACCATTAGTCCTGAATACAATTTTCGCCACCTTCTGTTTGGTGGCAGTAATTTTTGTGAAGAGAAACGTGTTGGAAACTAAAGGAAAATCACTTCAAGAGATCGAAATCACCCTTCTTCCACCAGAGTAG
- the LOC105788058 gene encoding probable plastidic glucose transporter 3 isoform X5 gives MLISESSVFSPGEEGVYSNVAMRGRHADAYSMYKRGTRDYINAYDKEPGSVRSLNGVSKEIGNPSWKRSFLYILVASLASFLYGYHLGVINETLESISNDLHFNGNTMAEGLVVSICLGGGFLGSTFSGLIVDRVGFRRAFQLCALPMIIGSSMSATAKNLWGMLLGRLFVGTGMGLGPTLATLYVTEVSPAYVRGTYGSFTQIATSLGLMSSLLIGFPAKETEGWWRICFWVSAVPAALLALFMEFSPESPHWLFKKGRAADAEAAFEKLLGGPYVKGAMAELSKSERGGEAETVKLSELLFGHHRKVVFIGSTLFALQQLSGINSVFFFSSTVFKSAGVSSQSANICVGIANFLGSFAALLLMDKLGRKVLLIGSFSGMIVAMGLQAASASSLVSSSNEVYLSVGGMLLLNA, from the exons ATG TTGATTTCCGAAAGTTCTGTATTTAGTCCCGGGGAGGAGGGTGTTTATAGTAACGTGGCAATGCGGGGACGACACGCCGATGCTTATTCCATGTATAAGCGTGGCACCAGAGATTATATCAATGCCTATGACAAAGAGCCAGGTTCAG TACGTTCACTGAATGGAGTGAGTAAAGAGATTGGAAACCCTTCTTGGAAGCGATCATTCTTGTATATACTCGTGGCATCCTTAGCTTCCTTCTTATACGGTTACCATCTTGG AGTAATTAATGAAACGCTAGAAAGTATTTCAAATGATCTTCATTTTAATGGGAATACCATGGCTGAAG GTTTGGTTGTAAGCATATGTTTAGGGGGGGGCTTTCTTGGATCAACGTTCAGTGGTTTGATAGTGGATAGGGTTGGGTTTCGCAGGGCATTCCAGCTATGTGCTTTACCTATGATAATTGGGTCTTCAATGAG TGCAACAGCAAAAAACCTTTGGGGTATGCTTTTAGGGAGGTTATTTGTTGGGACTGGAATGGGTCTTGGCCCAACGCTTGCAACTCTTTATGTGACAGAG GTTTCTCCTGCTTATGTAAGAGGCACATATGGAAGCTTCACTCAGATTGCAACAAGCCTAGGATTGATGAGTTCTCTGTTAATTGGATTCCCTGCTAAGGAAACTGAGGGTTG GTGGCGCATATGTTTCTGGGTATCTGCTGTTCCTGCTGCTTTACTTGCTCTTTTTATGGAATTTTCTCCAGAGAGTCCCCATTGGCTTTTCAAG AAAGGAAGAGCTGCTGATGCTGAAGCTGCATTTGAGAAACTTTTAGGAGGACCATATGTCAAAGGTGCAATGGCTGAATTGTCGAAGTCAGAGAGAGGGGGTGAAGCAGAAACAGTCAAATTGTCAGAGCTACTTTTTGGTCATCATCGTAAAG TTGTTTTCATTGGGTCTACTCTTTTTGCTTTACAACAGCTTTCTGGTATaaattctgttttctttttctcgtCAACCGTCTTTAAGAGTGCTGGTGTATCCTCACAGTCCGCAAACATATGTGTGGGGATTGCCAATTTCTTAG GATCATTTGCTGCATTGCTTTTGATGGATAAACTGGGAAGGAAGGTACTTCTCATCGGAAGTTTCTCGGGCATG ATAGTCGCAATGGGTCTTCAGGCAGCTTCAGCTAGCTCCTTAGTCTCTAGCAGCAATGAAGTTTATCTATCTGTTGGAGGCATGTTGTT ATTGAATGCATAA
- the LOC105788058 gene encoding probable plastidic glucose transporter 3 isoform X1: protein MLISESSVFSPGEEGVYSNVAMRGRHADAYSMYKRGTRDYINAYDKEPGSVRSLNGVSKEIGNPSWKRSFLYILVASLASFLYGYHLGVINETLESISNDLHFNGNTMAEGLVVSICLGGGFLGSTFSGLIVDRVGFRRAFQLCALPMIIGSSMSATAKNLWGMLLGRLFVGTGMGLGPTLATLYVTEVSPAYVRGTYGSFTQIATSLGLMSSLLIGFPAKETEGWWRICFWVSAVPAALLALFMEFSPESPHWLFKKGRAADAEAAFEKLLGGPYVKGAMAELSKSERGGEAETVKLSELLFGHHRKVVFIGSTLFALQQLSGINSVFFFSSTVFKSAGVSSQSANICVGIANFLGSFAALLLMDKLGRKVLLIGSFSGMIVAMGLQAASASSLVSSSNEVYLSVGGMLLFVLAFSVGAGPVPSLLLSEMFPGRIRAKAMSVCLASHWVVNFFVGLLFLRLLEQIGPLVLNTIFATFCLVAVIFVKRNVLETKGKSLQEIEITLLPPE, encoded by the exons ATG TTGATTTCCGAAAGTTCTGTATTTAGTCCCGGGGAGGAGGGTGTTTATAGTAACGTGGCAATGCGGGGACGACACGCCGATGCTTATTCCATGTATAAGCGTGGCACCAGAGATTATATCAATGCCTATGACAAAGAGCCAGGTTCAG TACGTTCACTGAATGGAGTGAGTAAAGAGATTGGAAACCCTTCTTGGAAGCGATCATTCTTGTATATACTCGTGGCATCCTTAGCTTCCTTCTTATACGGTTACCATCTTGG AGTAATTAATGAAACGCTAGAAAGTATTTCAAATGATCTTCATTTTAATGGGAATACCATGGCTGAAG GTTTGGTTGTAAGCATATGTTTAGGGGGGGGCTTTCTTGGATCAACGTTCAGTGGTTTGATAGTGGATAGGGTTGGGTTTCGCAGGGCATTCCAGCTATGTGCTTTACCTATGATAATTGGGTCTTCAATGAG TGCAACAGCAAAAAACCTTTGGGGTATGCTTTTAGGGAGGTTATTTGTTGGGACTGGAATGGGTCTTGGCCCAACGCTTGCAACTCTTTATGTGACAGAG GTTTCTCCTGCTTATGTAAGAGGCACATATGGAAGCTTCACTCAGATTGCAACAAGCCTAGGATTGATGAGTTCTCTGTTAATTGGATTCCCTGCTAAGGAAACTGAGGGTTG GTGGCGCATATGTTTCTGGGTATCTGCTGTTCCTGCTGCTTTACTTGCTCTTTTTATGGAATTTTCTCCAGAGAGTCCCCATTGGCTTTTCAAG AAAGGAAGAGCTGCTGATGCTGAAGCTGCATTTGAGAAACTTTTAGGAGGACCATATGTCAAAGGTGCAATGGCTGAATTGTCGAAGTCAGAGAGAGGGGGTGAAGCAGAAACAGTCAAATTGTCAGAGCTACTTTTTGGTCATCATCGTAAAG TTGTTTTCATTGGGTCTACTCTTTTTGCTTTACAACAGCTTTCTGGTATaaattctgttttctttttctcgtCAACCGTCTTTAAGAGTGCTGGTGTATCCTCACAGTCCGCAAACATATGTGTGGGGATTGCCAATTTCTTAG GATCATTTGCTGCATTGCTTTTGATGGATAAACTGGGAAGGAAGGTACTTCTCATCGGAAGTTTCTCGGGCATG ATAGTCGCAATGGGTCTTCAGGCAGCTTCAGCTAGCTCCTTAGTCTCTAGCAGCAATGAAGTTTATCTATCTGTTGGAGGCATGTTGTT GTTTGTCTTGGCCTTTTCTGTGGGTGCTGGACCAGTCCCTAGTCTCCTCCTATCAGAAATGTTTCCGGGCCGGATAAGGGCGAAGGCAATGTCAGTTTGCTTGGCTAGTCATTGG GTGGTAAATTTCTTTGTGGGTCTGTTGTTTTTGCGGTTACTGGAACAGATAGGACCATTAGTCCTGAATACAATTTTCGCCACCTTCTGTTTGGTGGCAGTAATTTTTGTGAAGAGAAACGTGTTGGAAACTAAAGGAAAATCACTTCAAGAGATCGAAATCACCCTTCTTCCACCAGAGTAG
- the LOC105788058 gene encoding probable plastidic glucose transporter 3 isoform X2, which produces MLISESSVFSPGEEGVYSNVAMRGRHADAYSMYKRGTRDYINAYDKEPVRSLNGVSKEIGNPSWKRSFLYILVASLASFLYGYHLGVINETLESISNDLHFNGNTMAEGLVVSICLGGGFLGSTFSGLIVDRVGFRRAFQLCALPMIIGSSMSATAKNLWGMLLGRLFVGTGMGLGPTLATLYVTEVSPAYVRGTYGSFTQIATSLGLMSSLLIGFPAKETEGWWRICFWVSAVPAALLALFMEFSPESPHWLFKKGRAADAEAAFEKLLGGPYVKGAMAELSKSERGGEAETVKLSELLFGHHRKVVFIGSTLFALQQLSGINSVFFFSSTVFKSAGVSSQSANICVGIANFLGSFAALLLMDKLGRKVLLIGSFSGMIVAMGLQAASASSLVSSSNEVYLSVGGMLLFVLAFSVGAGPVPSLLLSEMFPGRIRAKAMSVCLASHWVVNFFVGLLFLRLLEQIGPLVLNTIFATFCLVAVIFVKRNVLETKGKSLQEIEITLLPPE; this is translated from the exons ATG TTGATTTCCGAAAGTTCTGTATTTAGTCCCGGGGAGGAGGGTGTTTATAGTAACGTGGCAATGCGGGGACGACACGCCGATGCTTATTCCATGTATAAGCGTGGCACCAGAGATTATATCAATGCCTATGACAAAGAGCCAG TACGTTCACTGAATGGAGTGAGTAAAGAGATTGGAAACCCTTCTTGGAAGCGATCATTCTTGTATATACTCGTGGCATCCTTAGCTTCCTTCTTATACGGTTACCATCTTGG AGTAATTAATGAAACGCTAGAAAGTATTTCAAATGATCTTCATTTTAATGGGAATACCATGGCTGAAG GTTTGGTTGTAAGCATATGTTTAGGGGGGGGCTTTCTTGGATCAACGTTCAGTGGTTTGATAGTGGATAGGGTTGGGTTTCGCAGGGCATTCCAGCTATGTGCTTTACCTATGATAATTGGGTCTTCAATGAG TGCAACAGCAAAAAACCTTTGGGGTATGCTTTTAGGGAGGTTATTTGTTGGGACTGGAATGGGTCTTGGCCCAACGCTTGCAACTCTTTATGTGACAGAG GTTTCTCCTGCTTATGTAAGAGGCACATATGGAAGCTTCACTCAGATTGCAACAAGCCTAGGATTGATGAGTTCTCTGTTAATTGGATTCCCTGCTAAGGAAACTGAGGGTTG GTGGCGCATATGTTTCTGGGTATCTGCTGTTCCTGCTGCTTTACTTGCTCTTTTTATGGAATTTTCTCCAGAGAGTCCCCATTGGCTTTTCAAG AAAGGAAGAGCTGCTGATGCTGAAGCTGCATTTGAGAAACTTTTAGGAGGACCATATGTCAAAGGTGCAATGGCTGAATTGTCGAAGTCAGAGAGAGGGGGTGAAGCAGAAACAGTCAAATTGTCAGAGCTACTTTTTGGTCATCATCGTAAAG TTGTTTTCATTGGGTCTACTCTTTTTGCTTTACAACAGCTTTCTGGTATaaattctgttttctttttctcgtCAACCGTCTTTAAGAGTGCTGGTGTATCCTCACAGTCCGCAAACATATGTGTGGGGATTGCCAATTTCTTAG GATCATTTGCTGCATTGCTTTTGATGGATAAACTGGGAAGGAAGGTACTTCTCATCGGAAGTTTCTCGGGCATG ATAGTCGCAATGGGTCTTCAGGCAGCTTCAGCTAGCTCCTTAGTCTCTAGCAGCAATGAAGTTTATCTATCTGTTGGAGGCATGTTGTT GTTTGTCTTGGCCTTTTCTGTGGGTGCTGGACCAGTCCCTAGTCTCCTCCTATCAGAAATGTTTCCGGGCCGGATAAGGGCGAAGGCAATGTCAGTTTGCTTGGCTAGTCATTGG GTGGTAAATTTCTTTGTGGGTCTGTTGTTTTTGCGGTTACTGGAACAGATAGGACCATTAGTCCTGAATACAATTTTCGCCACCTTCTGTTTGGTGGCAGTAATTTTTGTGAAGAGAAACGTGTTGGAAACTAAAGGAAAATCACTTCAAGAGATCGAAATCACCCTTCTTCCACCAGAGTAG
- the LOC105788058 gene encoding probable plastidic glucose transporter 3 isoform X3, with the protein MRGRHADAYSMYKRGTRDYINAYDKEPGSVRSLNGVSKEIGNPSWKRSFLYILVASLASFLYGYHLGVINETLESISNDLHFNGNTMAEGLVVSICLGGGFLGSTFSGLIVDRVGFRRAFQLCALPMIIGSSMSATAKNLWGMLLGRLFVGTGMGLGPTLATLYVTEVSPAYVRGTYGSFTQIATSLGLMSSLLIGFPAKETEGWWRICFWVSAVPAALLALFMEFSPESPHWLFKKGRAADAEAAFEKLLGGPYVKGAMAELSKSERGGEAETVKLSELLFGHHRKVVFIGSTLFALQQLSGINSVFFFSSTVFKSAGVSSQSANICVGIANFLGSFAALLLMDKLGRKVLLIGSFSGMIVAMGLQAASASSLVSSSNEVYLSVGGMLLFVLAFSVGAGPVPSLLLSEMFPGRIRAKAMSVCLASHWVVNFFVGLLFLRLLEQIGPLVLNTIFATFCLVAVIFVKRNVLETKGKSLQEIEITLLPPE; encoded by the exons ATGCGGGGACGACACGCCGATGCTTATTCCATGTATAAGCGTGGCACCAGAGATTATATCAATGCCTATGACAAAGAGCCAGGTTCAG TACGTTCACTGAATGGAGTGAGTAAAGAGATTGGAAACCCTTCTTGGAAGCGATCATTCTTGTATATACTCGTGGCATCCTTAGCTTCCTTCTTATACGGTTACCATCTTGG AGTAATTAATGAAACGCTAGAAAGTATTTCAAATGATCTTCATTTTAATGGGAATACCATGGCTGAAG GTTTGGTTGTAAGCATATGTTTAGGGGGGGGCTTTCTTGGATCAACGTTCAGTGGTTTGATAGTGGATAGGGTTGGGTTTCGCAGGGCATTCCAGCTATGTGCTTTACCTATGATAATTGGGTCTTCAATGAG TGCAACAGCAAAAAACCTTTGGGGTATGCTTTTAGGGAGGTTATTTGTTGGGACTGGAATGGGTCTTGGCCCAACGCTTGCAACTCTTTATGTGACAGAG GTTTCTCCTGCTTATGTAAGAGGCACATATGGAAGCTTCACTCAGATTGCAACAAGCCTAGGATTGATGAGTTCTCTGTTAATTGGATTCCCTGCTAAGGAAACTGAGGGTTG GTGGCGCATATGTTTCTGGGTATCTGCTGTTCCTGCTGCTTTACTTGCTCTTTTTATGGAATTTTCTCCAGAGAGTCCCCATTGGCTTTTCAAG AAAGGAAGAGCTGCTGATGCTGAAGCTGCATTTGAGAAACTTTTAGGAGGACCATATGTCAAAGGTGCAATGGCTGAATTGTCGAAGTCAGAGAGAGGGGGTGAAGCAGAAACAGTCAAATTGTCAGAGCTACTTTTTGGTCATCATCGTAAAG TTGTTTTCATTGGGTCTACTCTTTTTGCTTTACAACAGCTTTCTGGTATaaattctgttttctttttctcgtCAACCGTCTTTAAGAGTGCTGGTGTATCCTCACAGTCCGCAAACATATGTGTGGGGATTGCCAATTTCTTAG GATCATTTGCTGCATTGCTTTTGATGGATAAACTGGGAAGGAAGGTACTTCTCATCGGAAGTTTCTCGGGCATG ATAGTCGCAATGGGTCTTCAGGCAGCTTCAGCTAGCTCCTTAGTCTCTAGCAGCAATGAAGTTTATCTATCTGTTGGAGGCATGTTGTT GTTTGTCTTGGCCTTTTCTGTGGGTGCTGGACCAGTCCCTAGTCTCCTCCTATCAGAAATGTTTCCGGGCCGGATAAGGGCGAAGGCAATGTCAGTTTGCTTGGCTAGTCATTGG GTGGTAAATTTCTTTGTGGGTCTGTTGTTTTTGCGGTTACTGGAACAGATAGGACCATTAGTCCTGAATACAATTTTCGCCACCTTCTGTTTGGTGGCAGTAATTTTTGTGAAGAGAAACGTGTTGGAAACTAAAGGAAAATCACTTCAAGAGATCGAAATCACCCTTCTTCCACCAGAGTAG